A region of Gracilinanus agilis isolate LMUSP501 chromosome 3, AgileGrace, whole genome shotgun sequence DNA encodes the following proteins:
- the LOC123242397 gene encoding PEST proteolytic signal-containing nuclear protein isoform X5 — MADGKAGEEKPEKPQRAGSAGGPEEEAEKPVKTKTVSSSNGGENSSRSAEKRSAEEEAEDFSSKPVPAKIAKFGFAIVAAVFNEDDDSEPEEMPPEAKMRMKNIGRDTPTSAGPNSFNKGKHGFSDNQKLWERNIKSHLGNVHDQDDD, encoded by the exons ATGGCGGACGGGAAAGCGGGAGAGGAGAAGCCGGAGAAGCCGCAGCGAGCAGGAAGCGCCGGAG GACCTGAAGAAGAGGCAGAAAAACCTGTGAAAACTAAGACTGTTTCTTCCAGTAATGGAGGGGAAAATTCGAGTCGCAGCGCAGAGAAGCGATCAGCTGAAGAAGAAGCCGAAGACTTCTCATCCAAGCCTGTACCCGCAAAGATAGCCAAGTTTGGATTTGCCATAG TAGCAGCAGTTTtcaatgaagatgatgat agtgAACCAGAGGAAATGCCTCCAGAAGcaaaaatgagaatgaagaataTTGGAAG GGATACACCAACATCGGCCGGACCAAATTCCTTCAATAAAGGAAAACATGGATTCTCGGATAACCAGAAGCTGTGGGAACGAAATATAAAATCTCACCTTGGAAATGTCCATGACCAAGATGATGACTAA
- the LOC123242397 gene encoding PEST proteolytic signal-containing nuclear protein isoform X4 translates to MADGKAGEEKPEKPQRAGSAGGPEEEAEKPVKTKTVSSSNGGENSSRSAEKRSAEEEAEDFSSKPVPAKIAKFGFAIGSQTAKKAPVISIKLGASSEPEEMPPEAKMRMKNIGRDTPTSAGPNSFNKGKHGFSDNQKLWERNIKSHLGNVHDQDDD, encoded by the exons ATGGCGGACGGGAAAGCGGGAGAGGAGAAGCCGGAGAAGCCGCAGCGAGCAGGAAGCGCCGGAG GACCTGAAGAAGAGGCAGAAAAACCTGTGAAAACTAAGACTGTTTCTTCCAGTAATGGAGGGGAAAATTCGAGTCGCAGCGCAGAGAAGCGATCAGCTGAAGAAGAAGCCGAAGACTTCTCATCCAAGCCTGTACCCGCAAAGATAGCCAAGTTTGGATTTGCCATAGGCAGTCAGACCGCAAAGAAAGCGCCTGTCATATCCATCAAACTTGGAGCAAGT agtgAACCAGAGGAAATGCCTCCAGAAGcaaaaatgagaatgaagaataTTGGAAG GGATACACCAACATCGGCCGGACCAAATTCCTTCAATAAAGGAAAACATGGATTCTCGGATAACCAGAAGCTGTGGGAACGAAATATAAAATCTCACCTTGGAAATGTCCATGACCAAGATGATGACTAA
- the LOC123242397 gene encoding PEST proteolytic signal-containing nuclear protein isoform X2 produces the protein MADGKAGEEKPEKPQRAGSAGGPEEEAEKPVKTKTVSSSNGGENSSRSAEKRSAEEEAEDFSSKPVPAKIAKFGFAIGSQTAKKAPVISIKLGASPKETVPTLAPKTLSVAAVFNEDDDSEPEEMPPEAKMRMKNIGRDTPTSAGPNSFNKGKHGFSDNQKLWERNIKSHLGNVHDQDDD, from the exons ATGGCGGACGGGAAAGCGGGAGAGGAGAAGCCGGAGAAGCCGCAGCGAGCAGGAAGCGCCGGAG GACCTGAAGAAGAGGCAGAAAAACCTGTGAAAACTAAGACTGTTTCTTCCAGTAATGGAGGGGAAAATTCGAGTCGCAGCGCAGAGAAGCGATCAGCTGAAGAAGAAGCCGAAGACTTCTCATCCAAGCCTGTACCCGCAAAGATAGCCAAGTTTGGATTTGCCATAGGCAGTCAGACCGCAAAGAAAGCGCCTGTCATATCCATCAAACTTGGAGCAAGT CCTAAAGAAACTGTTCCAACTCTTGCCCCTAAAACCCTTTCAGTAGCAGCAGTTTtcaatgaagatgatgat agtgAACCAGAGGAAATGCCTCCAGAAGcaaaaatgagaatgaagaataTTGGAAG GGATACACCAACATCGGCCGGACCAAATTCCTTCAATAAAGGAAAACATGGATTCTCGGATAACCAGAAGCTGTGGGAACGAAATATAAAATCTCACCTTGGAAATGTCCATGACCAAGATGATGACTAA
- the LOC123242397 gene encoding PEST proteolytic signal-containing nuclear protein isoform X1 — MADGKAGEEKPEKPQRAGSAGGPEEEAEKPVKTKTVSSSNGGENSSRSAEKRSAEEEAEDFSSKPVPAKIAKFGFAIGSQTAKKAPVISIKLGASKPKETVPTLAPKTLSVAAVFNEDDDSEPEEMPPEAKMRMKNIGRDTPTSAGPNSFNKGKHGFSDNQKLWERNIKSHLGNVHDQDDD, encoded by the exons ATGGCGGACGGGAAAGCGGGAGAGGAGAAGCCGGAGAAGCCGCAGCGAGCAGGAAGCGCCGGAG GACCTGAAGAAGAGGCAGAAAAACCTGTGAAAACTAAGACTGTTTCTTCCAGTAATGGAGGGGAAAATTCGAGTCGCAGCGCAGAGAAGCGATCAGCTGAAGAAGAAGCCGAAGACTTCTCATCCAAGCCTGTACCCGCAAAGATAGCCAAGTTTGGATTTGCCATAGGCAGTCAGACCGCAAAGAAAGCGCCTGTCATATCCATCAAACTTGGAGCAAGT aaGCCTAAAGAAACTGTTCCAACTCTTGCCCCTAAAACCCTTTCAGTAGCAGCAGTTTtcaatgaagatgatgat agtgAACCAGAGGAAATGCCTCCAGAAGcaaaaatgagaatgaagaataTTGGAAG GGATACACCAACATCGGCCGGACCAAATTCCTTCAATAAAGGAAAACATGGATTCTCGGATAACCAGAAGCTGTGGGAACGAAATATAAAATCTCACCTTGGAAATGTCCATGACCAAGATGATGACTAA
- the LOC123242397 gene encoding PEST proteolytic signal-containing nuclear protein isoform X3, which yields MLYEVAAPITLLSKISSSCNGGENSSRSAEKRSAEEEAEDFSSKPVPAKIAKFGFAIGSQTAKKAPVISIKLGASKPKETVPTLAPKTLSVAAVFNEDDDSEPEEMPPEAKMRMKNIGRDTPTSAGPNSFNKGKHGFSDNQKLWERNIKSHLGNVHDQDDD from the exons ATGCTTTATGAGGTTGCTGCTCCCATCACTCTGCTCAGTAAAATTAGCTCATCTTG TAATGGAGGGGAAAATTCGAGTCGCAGCGCAGAGAAGCGATCAGCTGAAGAAGAAGCCGAAGACTTCTCATCCAAGCCTGTACCCGCAAAGATAGCCAAGTTTGGATTTGCCATAGGCAGTCAGACCGCAAAGAAAGCGCCTGTCATATCCATCAAACTTGGAGCAAGT aaGCCTAAAGAAACTGTTCCAACTCTTGCCCCTAAAACCCTTTCAGTAGCAGCAGTTTtcaatgaagatgatgat agtgAACCAGAGGAAATGCCTCCAGAAGcaaaaatgagaatgaagaataTTGGAAG GGATACACCAACATCGGCCGGACCAAATTCCTTCAATAAAGGAAAACATGGATTCTCGGATAACCAGAAGCTGTGGGAACGAAATATAAAATCTCACCTTGGAAATGTCCATGACCAAGATGATGACTAA
- the LOC123242397 gene encoding PEST proteolytic signal-containing nuclear protein isoform X6, with amino-acid sequence MADGKAGEEKPEKPQRAGSAGGPEEEAEKPVKTKTVSSSNGGENSSRSAEKRSAEEEAEDFSSKPVPAKIAKFGFAIGSQTAKKAPVISIKLGASKPKETVPTLAPKTLSVAAVFNEDDDGYTNIGRTKFLQ; translated from the exons ATGGCGGACGGGAAAGCGGGAGAGGAGAAGCCGGAGAAGCCGCAGCGAGCAGGAAGCGCCGGAG GACCTGAAGAAGAGGCAGAAAAACCTGTGAAAACTAAGACTGTTTCTTCCAGTAATGGAGGGGAAAATTCGAGTCGCAGCGCAGAGAAGCGATCAGCTGAAGAAGAAGCCGAAGACTTCTCATCCAAGCCTGTACCCGCAAAGATAGCCAAGTTTGGATTTGCCATAGGCAGTCAGACCGCAAAGAAAGCGCCTGTCATATCCATCAAACTTGGAGCAAGT aaGCCTAAAGAAACTGTTCCAACTCTTGCCCCTAAAACCCTTTCAGTAGCAGCAGTTTtcaatgaagatgatgat GGATACACCAACATCGGCCGGACCAAATTCCTTCAATAA
- the LOC123242397 gene encoding PEST proteolytic signal-containing nuclear protein isoform X7: MADGKAGEEKPEKPQRAGSAGGPEEEAEKPVKTKTVSSSNGGENSSRSAEKRSAEEEAEDFSSKPVPAKIAKFGFAIGSQTAKKAPVISIKLGASGYTNIGRTKFLQ; encoded by the exons ATGGCGGACGGGAAAGCGGGAGAGGAGAAGCCGGAGAAGCCGCAGCGAGCAGGAAGCGCCGGAG GACCTGAAGAAGAGGCAGAAAAACCTGTGAAAACTAAGACTGTTTCTTCCAGTAATGGAGGGGAAAATTCGAGTCGCAGCGCAGAGAAGCGATCAGCTGAAGAAGAAGCCGAAGACTTCTCATCCAAGCCTGTACCCGCAAAGATAGCCAAGTTTGGATTTGCCATAGGCAGTCAGACCGCAAAGAAAGCGCCTGTCATATCCATCAAACTTGGAGCAAGT GGATACACCAACATCGGCCGGACCAAATTCCTTCAATAA